One genomic window of Conger conger chromosome 7, fConCon1.1, whole genome shotgun sequence includes the following:
- the btg3 gene encoding protein BTG3: MKKEIAAVVFFMKRLIRKTEKLEIEKVEHFVERLAVALQEKYRGHWYPEKPSKGQAFRCIRVNRLQREDPQLFRACQESGVQYRDLGLPLELTLWVDPGEVCCRYGENNPAFTVASFLGDNEDDKEDVTKKVTRAVEKVTSDYHSGSSSDEESSREARATPPFPHFQPRYQVVPELPYQPAHTWRPFPKKKTGPGKGHGPPHPQYGFRPQGRPHPNPCFRPNGWSPAPPRGGHGYWGSSPNLARC; encoded by the exons ATGAAGAAGGAAATTGCGGCAGTGGTGTTTTTTATGAAGCGACTGATCAGGAAGACGGAGAAGTTGGAGATTGAGAAGGTGGAACATTTTGTGGAGAGGCTGGCTGTAGCATTGCAGGAGAAATATAGGGGGCACTGGTATCCTGAGAAACCCAGCAAAGGCCAGGCTTTCAG GTGCATTCGAGTGAACCGGTTACAGCGGGAGGACCCCCAGCTGTTCCGAGCCTGCCAGGAGAGCGGGGTGCAGTACAGAGACCTGGGCCTGCCGCTGGAACTCACGCTGTGGGTGGACCCTGGGGAGGTGTGCTGCAG GTATGGGGAGAACAACCCTGCCTTCACAGTGGCAAGTTTTTTGGGAGACAATGAAGACGACAAAGAAGATGTCACCAAGAAGGTAACGAGGGCAGTGGAGAAGGTGACGTCAGACTACCACTCCGGTTCATCGTCCGAtgaggagagcagcagagaagCCCGCGCAactccccctttcccccactTCCAGCCCCGATACCAG GTCGTGCCCGAACTCCCCTACCAGCCGGCCCACACATGGCGCCCGTTTCCCAAAAAGAAGACGGGACCCGGGAAAGGCCACGGCCCTCCTCACCCTCAGTACGGCTTCCGTCCCCAGGGCAGGCCCCACCCCAACCCCTGCTTCCGACCGAACGGCTGgtcccctgccccgccccgagGAGGCCACGGTTACTGGGGCAGCTCCCCCAACCTGGCGCGCTGTTAG